The following are encoded together in the Pedobacter steynii genome:
- a CDS encoding SCO family protein, translated as MKSSQIKKILILVTILAVPGFLYYLLQDKGKNRYKPLPFFGPKEVAKTFHSVRGKKIPDTVYHLVPDFKLVNQKADSVSWKSYEGKIIVLNLFYTTGNTYSVNFANKAMKAFEATYANNKTVNFVGLSIDPSRDTPKILSDYGAVLGAKAGKWDLLTGDSTSIYSLVNKGLFIDAHRELQNGEQKFVYSNMFVLLDPQHRIRGYYEATSQEALSKLDDEIKVLITEELRNNKDGR; from the coding sequence ATGAAGAGTTCTCAAATAAAAAAAATATTAATCCTGGTCACCATTTTAGCGGTACCAGGATTTTTATATTATTTACTACAGGATAAAGGTAAAAACCGCTATAAGCCCTTACCTTTCTTTGGTCCTAAAGAAGTAGCCAAAACCTTTCATTCAGTACGTGGGAAAAAGATCCCGGATACGGTTTACCATCTGGTGCCTGATTTTAAATTGGTAAATCAGAAAGCGGACTCAGTGAGCTGGAAGAGCTATGAAGGAAAGATTATTGTTCTGAACCTGTTCTATACCACAGGAAATACCTATTCTGTCAACTTTGCCAATAAGGCCATGAAGGCTTTTGAAGCAACCTACGCAAATAATAAGACGGTTAATTTTGTCGGTTTAAGTATCGACCCTTCCAGGGATACTCCAAAAATATTGTCTGATTATGGGGCGGTTTTAGGTGCTAAAGCAGGTAAGTGGGATTTACTAACGGGCGATAGCACTTCGATTTATAGTCTGGTTAATAAAGGACTGTTTATTGACGCACACCGGGAGTTACAGAATGGGGAGCAGAAGTTTGTATATAGCAATATGTTTGTATTGCTGGATCCTCAGCATCGCATCCGTGGATATTATGAAGCAACCAGTCAGGAAGCTTTATCCAAACTGGACGACGAGATCAAGGTTTTAATTACCGAGGAGTTAAGAAATAATAAAGACGGAAGGTAA
- a CDS encoding DUF420 domain-containing protein has protein sequence MNDKFFLRLVWIVTAVVLTVVIALKLVPAPTTKPSFIYLLPHIIGGINATCSVLLIVSLIFIRKGNIQAHKITNIITFILSAIFLVFYILFHLYEKDTKFGDLDHNGILSVAELAAVGSTRYVYFFILATHIILAVVVLPLILLSFYRGLNMQVALHKKIVRWSYPVWLYVAVTGVVVYLMISPYYNF, from the coding sequence ATGAATGATAAGTTTTTTTTACGTTTAGTGTGGATCGTTACCGCTGTTGTGTTAACTGTTGTTATTGCTTTAAAATTGGTTCCTGCACCAACCACTAAACCATCTTTCATTTATCTGTTGCCTCATATTATCGGAGGCATCAATGCCACTTGTTCGGTGTTACTGATCGTCTCCCTGATTTTTATTCGTAAAGGAAATATTCAGGCGCATAAGATTACCAATATCATCACTTTTATCTTATCGGCTATATTTTTGGTTTTCTACATTCTGTTCCATTTATATGAAAAGGATACTAAGTTTGGTGACCTGGATCATAACGGGATCTTATCTGTAGCGGAACTGGCCGCTGTAGGTAGCACGAGATACGTTTATTTCTTCATTTTGGCCACTCATATCATTCTTGCTGTGGTGGTATTGCCTTTAATCCTGCTGAGCTTTTACAGAGGCTTAAACATGCAGGTTGCACTTCATAAAAAGATTGTGCGCTGGTCTTATCCGGTTTGGTTGTATGTAGCGGTTACCGGAGTTGTGGTTTACCTGATGATCTCTCCTTATTACAATTTCTAA